DNA from Microvirga ossetica:
TCAGCATCCAGGTCGCGCCCTGGATGTTCTTGGCGCCTTCTGAAATCAGAACGCCGAGGCTGGTGTTCGGCTCCTGGACGCCGAGGCCGAGGAAGGAGAGGAAGCTTTCCAAAAGGATCACCTTCGGCACGAGGAGCGTCATGTAGACCACGACGGGTCCGAGCGTGTTGGGGATCACGTGGCGGCGGATGATGCCCTTCGTCTCGACGCCGAGCGCCTCCGCGGCCTGCACGTATTCCTGCCGCTTGATGGAGAGCGTCTGTCCGCGGACGATGCGTGCCATGTCGAGCCACTCGACCGCGCCGACCGCGATGAACATCAGCACGAAGTTGCGGCCGAAGAACACGACCAGCATGATCACGAAGAAGATGAAGGGCAGGGAATAGAGAATGTCGACGATGCGCATCATCACGAGATCGACGCGTCCGCCGAGATAGCCGGAGGTCGCGCCGTAGATCACGCCGATCAGGATCGCGACGAAGGTCGCGAGCAGGCCGATGGCGAGCGAGACCTGGCCCGCCTTCATGGTGCGGGTCAGAAGATCGCGGCCGTTGGTGTCGGTGCCGAAGATGAAGTGCTGGCGCTTCAGGGGCACGTCAACGACGAGCCGCTGGCCGTCCTGCTGCTTTTCGACGACGCGGGCCGGTCCGAACAGGTCCGAGCGCTCGAAATAGGCGAGAAGCCGCTCGTCGATCGGGCGGGCGCTCGAACTCACGAGGGTCATGTGAACCACATCGTTGTCGATGGTGATGCCCTCGGCCTTTGCCCGAACGCGGGCGCCGATGCGCTCGATGTTCGGCTCGACCTGGTCGGCCTTGGGGTAGGCCTCCAGGCTTGCCGGCACCTTCACGTAGTCGGGGTAGACCCGGTCGAACGGATGGCCCGTGAAGAACGGCCCGAAGACGCAGGCGAGGGCGACCAGGGCCAGCACGATGATGCTGGTGAGAGCGGCCCGGTTGCGGATGAGACGTCCGCGGGCCTCGGCCCAGAGGGAACGTCCGGTGATGGGTCCCGTCATGATCTCGACAGGAAGAACGGCGCCTTCAGCCATGGGAGATCTCACTCGTAGCGAATGCGCGGATCGATAAGGGCGTAGAGAATATCGACCACGAGG
Protein-coding regions in this window:
- a CDS encoding ABC transporter permease subunit, whose translation is MAEGAVLPVEIMTGPITGRSLWAEARGRLIRNRAALTSIIVLALVALACVFGPFFTGHPFDRVYPDYVKVPASLEAYPKADQVEPNIERIGARVRAKAEGITIDNDVVHMTLVSSSARPIDERLLAYFERSDLFGPARVVEKQQDGQRLVVDVPLKRQHFIFGTDTNGRDLLTRTMKAGQVSLAIGLLATFVAILIGVIYGATSGYLGGRVDLVMMRIVDILYSLPFIFFVIMLVVFFGRNFVLMFIAVGAVEWLDMARIVRGQTLSIKRQEYVQAAEALGVETKGIIRRHVIPNTLGPVVVYMTLLVPKVILLESFLSFLGLGVQEPNTSLGVLISEGAKNIQGATWMLIYPSITLVTILFCLNFIGDGLRDALDPKDR